A genome region from Myripristis murdjan chromosome 16, fMyrMur1.1, whole genome shotgun sequence includes the following:
- the dap3 gene encoding small ribosomal subunit protein mS29: MALHRLSFRLRHTAVLVRPLHSSACGQQQEALAAEPVSEPLSVFRTQESDPACQSEKHAGQYYTLPPEHVRTLFPHGLPPRYQLQVKTFNESCVMVRKPALEVISHLKKTDDSKPALRYLFYGLKGSGKTMSLCHAVHFCYTQGWLVLHIPDAHLWVKNCKELLPSSYNASRFDQPLQATDWLRNFRITNEHFLSKLKTRQRYVWTKREFTEEGRPLGELVDQGISRVKSSSDVVGAVMKELRLQSGQPDAGFRLAVAVDGVNALWGKSTIKKEDKSAVSPEELTLVYNLRKLMRNDWNGGAIITTLSQTGSLYTPNSAYLPQELLGKEGFDSMDPFVPVPVPNYSEKEFESCYLYFLDRRWLQHPHSRTDEGKKELIFLSNRNPSMLDRLCAFL; encoded by the exons ATGGCCCTTCACAGACTGTCCTTCAGACTACGACACACG GCAGTGCTCGTCCGGCCCCTTCACAGCAGTGCATGTGgccagcagcaggaggccttGGCTGCAGAGCCGGTGTCTGAGCCCCTCTCAGTCTTCAGGACGCAGGAGAGCGATCCA gcatGTCAGTCAGAAAAACATGCTGGACAGTACTACACTCTGCCTCCTGAGCACGTCCGGACGCTGTTCCCTCATGGTCTCCCCCCACGCTATCAACTGCAG GTGAAGACGTTTAACGAGAGCTGTGTGATGGTGAGGAAGCCTGCCCTGGAGGTCATCTCTCACCTGAAGAAGACTGACGACAGCAAACCTGCCCTTCGCTACTTGTTCT ATGGGTTGAAGGGTAGCGGAAAGACAATGTCTCTCTGTCACGCAGTCCACTTCTGCTATACACAAGGATGGCTGGTGCTGCATATACCTgatg CCCACCTGTGGGTAAAGAACTGTAAAGAGCTGCTGCCTTCATCCTATAACGCCTCTCGCTTCGACCAGCCGCTGCAAGCCACAGATTGGTTACGCAACTTCAGAATCACCAACGAGCACTTCCTCTCAAAG TTAAAGACCAGGCAGCGCTATGTGTGGACAAAGAGAGAGTTTACAGAGGAGGGAAGGCCATTAGGAGAGCTGGTGGATCAG GGTATATCCCGTGTGAAGAGCAGCAGTGACGTGGTGGGGGCGGTGATGAAGGAGCTGAGACTGCAGAGCGGGCAGCCAGATGCAGGCTTCAGACTGGCCGTGGCTGTGGATGGTGTCAACGCCCTCTGGGGAAAATCCACCATCAAGAAAGAGGATAAGAGCGCT GTGTCCCCAGAGGAGCTCACTTTGGTGTATAACCTGAGGAAGCTGATGAGGAACGACTGG AATGGAGGTGCCATCATCACCACTCTGTCTCAAACGGGCTCTCTCTACACTCCTAACTCGGCTTACTTGCCTCAAGAGCTGCTGGGAAAG GAGGGCTTTGACAGCATGGATCCATTTGTCCCGGTGCCAGTCCCCAACTACAGCGAGAAGGAGTTTGAGAGCTGTTACCTGTACTTTCTGGACCGCCGCTGGCTGCAGCATCCACACA gCCGAACAGACGAGGGGAAGAAAGAACTCATCTTTTTGAGCAACCGAAATCCGTCTATGTTGGATCGACTTTGTGCCTTCTTGTGA
- the gba1 gene encoding lysosomal acid glucosylceramidase — protein MALLSATLLALVPFTVVVTLSTGSNKCVPRNFGHGSVVCECNSTYCDSVGSVTLPPLGQFSSYLSNKAGSRLEESQGQVHVNSTGAGLRLTIVPYQKYQRIRGFGGAMTDAAAINILSLSPGTQDQLLRQYFSTEGIGYSVVRIPMASCDFSTRLYTYAETPEDYNLDNFTLAPEDTKMKIPLLQRAQALSPRPLSLLASAWSAPAWLKTNGALIGKGSLKGQPGGKEHKTWAQYYIRFLEEYAKHNLSFWAFTTGNEPTAGRMTNYSFQALGFTPAEQRDWVIMDLGPALQASSYPDTHILILDDNRLLLPYWAKVVFSDVHASKYIHGVAVHWYLDSFVPAELSLGTTHHLYPEYYLFGTEACAGWSPVDRGVKLGSWERAEQYAHDIIEDLNHYVEGWTDWNLALDQTGGPNWVKNFVDSPIIVNADRDVFYKQPTFYSMAHFSKFLWEGSRRVGVSASQETALEVSAFIRPDGSVVLIILNRSSSVIQFEVWDPAVGYISTTAAARSLLTLAWNTH, from the exons ATGGCGTTGTTATCAGCAACCCTTTTAGCCCTTGTTCCCTTCACAGTGGTAGTGACACTCTCAACAG GAAGTAATAAGTGTGTGCCCCGCAACTTTGGCCATGGctctgtggtgtgtgagtgtaacTCAACGTATTGTGACAGTGTTGGGTCAGTCACCCTGCCTCCGCTGGGCCAGTTCTCCTCCTACCTGAGCAACAAGGCTGGCAGCAGGCTAGAGGAGAGCCAGGGTCAGGTTCATGTGAACAGCACTGGAGCAG GCCTCAGGCTGACCATCGTTCCCTACCAGAAGTACCAGAGGATCAGGGGTTTTGGAGGAGCAATGACCGACGCAGCGGCTATAAACATCCTGTCCTTGTCTCCTGGCACGCAGGACCAGCTGTTGAGACAGTACTTTTCCACTGAAG GTATAGGGTACAGTGTGGTGCGCATTCCCATGGCCAGCTGTGACTTCTCCACTCGTCTGTACACCTACGCTGAAACACCTGAAGACTACAACCTGGACAACTTCACACTGGCCCCCGAGGACACCAAAATGAAG ATCCCCCTGTTGCAGCGTGCTCAGGCTCTGTCTCCTCGCCCTTTGTCTCTGCTGGCCAGTGCCTGGAGCGCCCCTGCCTGGCTGAAAACGAATGGTGCACTCATAGGAAAGGGTTCCCTCAAGGGCCAGCCAGGGGGCAAGGAGCACAAAACCTGGGCTCAGTACTACATCAG GTTTCTTGAGGAGTATGCCAAACACAACCTGTCCTTCTGGGCTTTTACCACAGGGAATGAGCCCACTGCAGGGCGGATGACAAACTACAG TTTCCAGGCTCTGGGCTTCACTCCAGCGGAGCAGAGGGACTGGGTGATTATGGACCTGGGACCTGCGCTGCAAGCCTCCTCatatcctgacacacacatcctcataCTGGACGACAACCGCCTGCTGCTGCCTTACTGGGCTAAAGTG GTCTTCAGTGATGTGCATGCATCAAAGTACATCCATGGTGTGGCTGTTCACTGGTACTTGGACAGCTTTGTGCCAGCTGAGCTAAGCCTGGGCACCACCCATCATCTCTACCCAGAATACTACCTATTTGGCACAGAGGCCTGTGCTGGCTGGAGCCCAGTAGACAGAGGGGTGAAGCTGGGCAGCTGGGAGAGGGCTGAGCAGTACGCGCATGACATTATAGAA GACCTGAACCACTACGTGGAGGGCTGGACTGACTGGAACCTGGCCTTGGACCAGACTGGTGGGCCAAACTGGGTCAAGAACTTTGTGGACAGCCCCATTATAGTGAATGCTGACCGTGACGTCTTCTACAAGCAGCCAACCTTCTATAGCATGGCCCACTTCAG CAAGTTCCTGTGGGAGGGATCTCGGCGAGTGGGCGTGTCTGCCAGTCAGGAAACAGCCCTGGAAGTCTCTGCCTTCATCAGACCAGATGGCTCAGTCGTGCTCATCATCCTCAACAG gtCATCGTCAGTGATCCAGTTTGAGGTATGGGACCCAGCTGTGGGCTACATTTCCACTACCGCTGCAGCTCGTTCCCTGCTCACACTTGCTTGGAACACCCACTGA